From one Pseudomonadota bacterium genomic stretch:
- a CDS encoding ABC transporter permease — protein sequence MAALIATRLLHGVLVVLVVSVLAFLLGDVVGDPVASILGLDATAADRLALRQRLHLDDPLVLRYLHSLALPLHGDLGVSYTAQRPITDLLAERIPATVELAATALLLSLSIGVPIGVYAAVRRGRVDAGLLMGLSIFGVSLPTFFFGILLILCFSLVLGWLPPFGRGEVVRLGGWTTGLLTLSGLKSLIMPALSLAFGQVALLARLTRAEMLDVLRSDYIRFARARGLRDRTIHLSHALRNTWIPIITVSGIQLGYLLAFAVVVEQVFQWPGMGLLFLQALEQTDVPVISAFLMTAALFFVGINFVVDLLYAVVDPRLRIRALAARS from the coding sequence ATGGCCGCCTTAATCGCCACCCGGCTGCTGCACGGCGTGTTGGTGGTGCTCGTCGTCAGCGTATTGGCATTCCTCTTGGGCGATGTGGTTGGCGATCCGGTCGCGAGCATCCTCGGCCTCGACGCGACCGCCGCCGACCGGTTGGCGCTGCGCCAGCGCCTGCATCTCGATGATCCCCTCGTGCTGCGTTACCTGCATTCCCTCGCCCTGCCTTTGCACGGAGATCTCGGTGTCTCGTACACCGCGCAACGGCCAATAACGGACCTGCTCGCCGAGCGCATCCCGGCAACCGTCGAGCTGGCGGCCACGGCGCTTCTTCTATCGCTTTCGATTGGCGTTCCGATCGGCGTCTATGCGGCGGTGCGGCGGGGGCGTGTCGATGCCGGCTTGCTGATGGGTCTGTCCATCTTCGGGGTGTCGCTGCCGACCTTCTTCTTCGGCATCCTGCTCATTCTGTGCTTCTCGCTGGTGTTGGGCTGGTTGCCGCCATTCGGGCGCGGCGAGGTGGTGCGTCTCGGCGGCTGGACCACGGGCCTGCTGACCCTATCGGGTCTGAAGTCGCTGATCATGCCCGCCCTGTCTCTGGCGTTCGGGCAGGTCGCTCTGCTCGCCCGGTTGACGCGGGCGGAGATGTTGGACGTGCTGCGCAGCGACTATATTCGGTTTGCTCGCGCGCGCGGGCTTCGCGACCGCACCATCCACCTGTCGCACGCCTTGCGCAATACCTGGATCCCGATCATCACGGTAAGCGGCATCCAGCTCGGCTACCTGTTGGCCTTCGCGGTGGTGGTAGAGCAGGTGTTCCAATGGCCGGGCATGGGGCTCTTGTTCTTGCAGGCATTGGAACAGACCGACGTGCCGGTGATATCGGCGTTCTTGATGACCGCCGCCCTGTTCTTCGTCGGCATCAATTTCGTGGTCGATCTCTTGTATGCGGTGGTCGACCCTCGGCTGCGGATCCGGGCATTGGCGGCTCGGTCGTGA